In Mustela lutreola isolate mMusLut2 chromosome 4, mMusLut2.pri, whole genome shotgun sequence, the genomic stretch CGTGTGTCCTCTTTCCGTCCTGCCCGCAATCCTGAGATATGGACAGTCTCACACCCAGGTACAGAGGAGGAGCCCTGAACCCCTAACCACTGGGCCATAATGGCCTTGACTCAGCCTGCTCCACCTCTAGAGCACATGAAGATAATTATACCGATTGGAGCCGAGAAGTTAGAATAAGATACAAGCAGGAAGGGCTTAGAAGCTAGCACGTGCTTGGCTTGGAGTCTCCCTCCCCTCAACCCCTCCACAATGCGTACCCTGGTTGCAGGTTCTTTTAGCTCCTGTGCTCACAGAGTCCCACCAGCTGGCGCTCAGCAGGTTGTGGGGGGCAGGCTACCGTTCTCCTACACACCCTCTTTGTCCTCTGTTCTTCCTTGCCTCATTCTATCTTGGCTCAGTTCTACAAGCCCATGACACTCACCCCATTCCTGAATCTTTCTGCACCCAACTCAGTCGCTCCCACCTACAGGCAGCCTTCCCAGATCACTCCCAGCCCCCAGAGAACTTACCCTCCtacctttctatttcttccctgctcctgcctcagggctccTCCAGGGGAGGGACCTTTGTCCCAGGGTTCCTTGAGGCAGCAGGCTTCatcttgtggggggggggcattgtgTGGCAAGGGGGTGCTGGTATGGATGTTTGGGAAGTCAGTATCTCTTGCATTCAGACCTCACTTAGCCACTTAGCAGCGGGACGGCTGGACCTCGACTaaacctctgagcctcagtttccccctctacAGGATCCAACACGTCACCCCAGCTTATGGAAAATAAATACGCGTCTGGCTCCTGACAAAAATACCGGCCACGTTAGTACTTGTACGACTCTAGGCTTGTGCCACTGCGTGGGCCGACTGAGGCCAGCTCCTTGCTCTGACTGCCTGGCCAAGCCTCCGTGAGCACTGAGGACCCCGGTGGCCCCAGACCACCAGCAGAGAGCGGCGCACCTGTTACCTACCCTCCTGGGAGTCCAGCACCTGAGGCCTTCCCTCGGAGGCTCATCTGATACATCTGAGCCATCTCcctcagggtctctgctgagtACAGGCCAATGGGGTTGTTATACTGCCTTGGCTGGCTCGAGCCCTGCGGGGCTTTCGGGCTGAATGAGTCCAGGGCTCCCTCCAGGCTGGTCTTGGCCCCTGGGCTGCCCCACGGAGGGCTGGGCTCAGAGGCCTCGGTGTGTGAGGAGAAGACGGAGGTCTGGGAGAAGGAGCTAAAGGTGTGCCTGAGCTCCGGGGTGCCCGGGGTGCCCAGACTCGCCCTTGCCTCAGGGTTGGGGCTGAGGGCCGCCGGGCTGCCGTTCGTGTCCCGAGCGGGGTCCTGGCCCAGAGCAGCGCCatgcaggggagagagaagagagcggTTAGAGGCCATACGGGTCCCAGCGCTTCCGCAAGGACCTGAAACACAGGTGTTAGTGTGAGCGCCCAGCAGCCTACCCCCTGCTGCGACCACGCAGAGCTCGGGAGGGGACACAACGGACACCTGCAAGAAAAGAGTTTTGtcgaggagagggagggaggcgcCCATCCCTGGCCCTGAGGCCCACATCCTCCTGACCAAAGTGCCAGCCCCACACAAAAAGCCAAGCCAAGCCAGCCCACCTGCAGGGCTGTGGGAAAGGGGACGTGAGCCTCAGGGAGTTGGGGAGAGCCCCTTCcatcctctctctgctttccgtTGCCCGGAGTGGAAGCCCCTAGTTGGCACAGCCTGGCCTCCTGCTCTACCAACCCCATACTGAGATGCATCCACATGGCCAGCCAGAGGCCCCCCACCCTGAGCTGGCAGTGGTCAGGCAAAGTAGAAATGCAAGAGGGAAAATGGGGACACTGCGGGGCTGACAACTTGTTCCCACAGTCTGCCTGTGCAGCTTCTCCCAAGCAAccctctgctcccttcccccatctGTCACCCACCCCAAGCCCCTGTCAGCCTCTTTGTATCAGAATGAGGTCATGCAGGAGGCAGGGAGTAGGCCctgcaggaggggtggggagggccttCCATGCTTCAGTTCAAGTCCTTTTGGCACACAGGGTTGAACTGCTTCAAGGGAGCACTGAGGGGGTGGCAGGCAACGTGGTGAGGTATGCCTGCCTTGGGCTTGCTGCCTGACTACCATCAGCACCTCTGAGGGGGCTGTTGGGACATCCAGTCGGGAGGGGCAGTGGAAAATGGTGGGAGAGACCCTATGTCAGAGATAAACTCTGAGGACCCCTCCCTCCATGCCTGGGCTGGCTGCTTAAACCTGGGTCTCTGGCTTTCATGCCCCAGTGACCCCCCCTTCCCAGTACCCTCAGGATCCTTGTCCCCACCTAGCTGGGAGGAAGATCCCTCTCCTAAAAACACCACGGCCTAGGCTGGTTTCCCAGCAGCCCAGCCATGAGGTCCCAGGACCAGGACCCAGGCAGACACCCCACACTTGGTACTGCATGGGGGCTGGAACGCCTCTTCTTGGGGGCCTGCCTCCACTCCTTCACGCTCAGCCATAGCTGGGGCAAGGAGACGGCTAATCCTACTACTCTGTCCGGTTTGGGCCAACCAAGGGCCAGGCAGGCAGACCAGGGGCCACCCCACAGGAACCACCGCTGAGAGTGGAGTCAGCACCTACCTTCTGGTGGGGGATCACTGGCAGAGGGGACTGGACCGGGGGTGCTGTTGTGGAGATGGGGATGGGGCGCTTTGACCTGGAAGAAACCAGAAAGGGGTCCAAGTGAAGACCATTGCCACTAAGACCAGGAGCTCCTGCCAGGGCAGGGCTGGCGACAGAGAACATCAGAGACCCGGGTCATTGGGCCATAGCTTCACGTCCGCTGTTTACTCCCCATGGACTGTGGGGACTCCAGGAAGGCACTGGGCCTGACTAGGATGAGGAAGTCATGGCCCTTGGACACTTTGCTCCCATGGGCCTCTGTTAGGTCCTTGGGAGGCTATCTGGGGCAAAGAGGAGGCAGGGCTTTCAGGCCCAACTCCCCCCGCACTGACTGGCAGCACTGTGACCGCCCCGACCCCCAAGGCTTATCCATAAAGTGAGGCACAGACGTGTCAGGTGTTTGATGGCTTGGCCCTATCCTCCTCCTGGTCCAGAGGCCCTCCTTACTTTCCTGTGTGATCCTGTGGCACAGGTTGGGCCCACATGACTGCTGCCGGACCCCTTCTTTTGGGCCCTTGATGCCCACGTCCCTCTACCCCCTGCTCTGGAGAGCTCCCACCTACTTCTGCAGCGTGAGACTCAGGTTGTAGCTAGCAGACTTGATTTTGTTCTGAGCTTCCAGGTGGGTCATGGTGTCTGTGTTGACTCCGTCGATGGCCACCACGAGGTCACCCTGACTGAGCTGGGACTGGGCGGCCTTGCTCCCCGGTGTGATCTGAGAGAATGACAGATGGGTGGGGGGCGGAAGTGAGCATACAAAGGGTAGACCCAGGGATGGGCCGTTCTCGAGGAAGAGTCACCAGGGATCATCCAGTAGAGGCCTGCCATTTCCACTTTCATTCACTATGACCAGCACCCGCTGCTCCCCAAGCCCGATGCCTCCTCCTGGCACACCATCACCCCTCTGCCTAGCGTTCTGTATCTGAATGTGAcccagagcccagccctggcTAGGGGAATGTGGATGGAAGCAATACCTGCCACTTCCAGGCCTGCCTCTAGCCACCATCCTTGACAtcctgcactctctctccttcttagcTGACTGGATGCAGAGGACCCAGAACAGCTGAGCCACCAACGGAAGGACCCAAATCCTCAACTCACTGCTTGGAGGAGAGAGGATTAAGAAGTACTGCATCTGATGTTGCACAAGGGAGAAGTAAGCTTCTGCTATGCTAGGCCATTGAGACTTGGGGGCTGTCTGTTACACCAATTAGCCTACTATAATGGCTGTACCCCCAAAACCCATGGAGCACTTTCTGGGCTCCAGGAGGGAGGGTATATGCACGAGTTAAGACTCAGCACCACCACAGAGACTCTGCCAGGCTAGTACCCAGAACAGATGAGCCCTCAGGGGAGCACCCCAGGGCAAGTGCCTAGGGCTATCATggcagggaagcagagagctgTGGAAGCAAGGTCTGCTGGGGCATGGGGCAAGGCTCAGCACTATGTGGCTGGCTTCAGACTTCCAGAAGAGGAGATGCAGGTGTGGGGGCCAGATCCCAAATCCTGCACACTAATGACATCACAGAATGTTAGAGTCTGGGGCCCCCATCCCCAGGGTGATCACACAGAATGCTATAGATACCACACGCCAAGAATATCTCCTGTCATGTCAAGGCCACCCTCCCAGGGACATTACATGCAATGTCAGGATGGCTAAGACCCACTCTTAGTGACATCATGCACAACGCCAAATTCCACAGGCCTGGTCCTCCGTAACAGCATGCCCCCCACCAGCCCAGAGATGTCACTTGAAACGCAAAATTCTGGAGGGCCTAGATGATATCACCTATGATAACTTGATGGCTGGCCCCTCAGGACATCACATGGAATGTGAGGAAGCTCCAGTTCCAAAGATGCCTCATGGAATGTCACCAAGACTGGCTTTACACCCCCATGTCACAACACGAAATACCATACCCTACCCCTTACAGATAACACAAAGAATGACTTGACCCCCATGATATCATGTGGAAGGCCCCCTGTGACATCATGTAGAATAACAAACAGAGCTTGCCCCAGTGACATCACAGGAAAGAGGAGGCTCTGGGAGCCAGCCCCCACCAAGCTGTAACTAGAGGATGTCCCTTGGCTTTTGTTCCCCAACATGCCCACCAGCCAGCTTTCCTGGCTTCTATGGGCACATCTCAGTCACCTTCCTGTCTACAGCCCAGGGACAGGCTGGCTTCTAATGCTGGCAGAAGCTGTTTTCTGGCCCTGGCCTGGGGGACCATCCTAGAAGGAGTCCAAATAGGACCTAGGGAAAATCCCCTATCCTGGTGGCCAGGCCCTGCGCTCCCAGACATGGACGTAAGCCTCCTGCAACACCCTTCATGAGGAATCTTCCACCAAACCAGGGCCACCTGTGGTCACCAGGCTCTAGTCCCTGGTGGGCTCTAAAGGCTAGGCCGCAAACCACCTGTGCAAACCCAGGGACAGCAGCAAGAGCAGACGAGTCCTCGAGGAGGAAGTGCCCAGTTAGCCCTGGGGACTGCGCTAGCTTCACCAACGCCGAGTAGCCTCCCCTCACCCATgaatccacagagacctggcagggacAGTAGAGAAACCACCCCATAGACTGCCAGGAAACCAAAGTCCAGCCCACTTTCCTGGCTCCAACAGAGGTATCTTAGAATTACttgggctggggtgcctgggtggctcagtcggttgagcatctgccttcggctcaggtcatgatcttagggttctgggatcgagccccaggttgggctccgcactctccttccacccctccccctgctcatgagcacacatactctctctctaataaataaataaaatcttaaaaaagaaattacttggGCCTTCTCAAAATGCACATCCCTTATCCCCAAATCCATGGCCTCGGGGAGCCTCTACTAATGACAGGAGTGTTGTTTCCGTTTATTTTAAGGGTTGAACAaagggtaaaaacaaaaacaacaacaacaataaaaaacacgacaaaacaaaaaacccagagaaaaacaaagcactTTCTGGGCCAAGAGGGTACTCCTGAGGGCAAGCTGAGCTGCGAGCTGAGCCTGTCTGCAGAAAATCGGCTTTCCCTACTCCTCCTGGTTTCGCGTTCAGGCCTATGCTATCCCCAGCATTTTCTGATATGTATCTTCAAACAGAGAAAGCAGACAGAACTCTACAGGGAGCATCCCCACACCCGCCACTGAGCTTCTACCTTCACACGGTTCAGCTTTCTGTATCACATGTCTAGCCTCTCCGTATGGTAATCCGTCTtagtttggaaagttttcagagaaaatagCGGATACCAATATGCTTCCATTCAGGGTGAATTGTGCAATGCCTCTGCGGTCCTCGTGAACCTCCCACAGGGCTCCCCTACAGTAGGACACCCCCCACACCAGGGCTTCTCCATACCAGGACTCTCCCAGATGTTTCTCACCATCTACAGACAGCATAATGAACTCCCAGGTATGGCCACCACGGACCCCAGATAGAAGGGCAGGCCTTCTGCCTGCAGAGGTGAGGCCTGCCAGCCAGGACTGGAGCTGTGTCCAGAAGATCATGGATGTCAGTGTGAGCAAGGACACCAGAATGACATCCAAGAGCTGCTGGGGCCAGATCAGTTAGGGCAAGGTGTAGGACTATTGGGAATGCCCTCTCTTTGGAGCTgccctggggacatctgtctTCCTCAAGCACGGGCTAACACTGTATCTTTCCATGGGGTCTCCTGCCTCCCCCTTGCCTGGCTCCACCTCATTCCCAGTATAGATTGGGTGATCCTGGTTCCCTGGGAAATGCCCAGCCTCCCCAGGGCCTGGTTAGCAACCGAGCTCCCCTAGGAGAGTGCCAAGCTAGCTCCTGCCTTCCTGGCGCCTCTCTCCCCACACCTGTGTCTGCTCATCAGGGCTCAGCTGGCCTGGCTTTCAGCTGCCCTGAGCAGGGCCCATGACCTCTGAGACTGGGGGTGGGTGGAGATGGGCGGAGGGTAGTGTAATTCTCTTCTGGAAGGGTGCTCTTTGGCTAGGTCCAAGTCTCCTAAGAGGAGGCAGGGACCCTAAGGAGGTCGCCCCCTGCTTGGTCCAAGGGCCATCAGATCCTCACCCTCTTCTCAGGAACAGCCTGTCCTTCAGGAGTGTGAGGCCCCCCGGGGACCCCTGCCCAGAGCCCAGGACTCGGGAAGAGTGCAGTGCAGGTGTGGTATACCCATGTGTCTcttgcctgactctctgcttctctctctgcgtTCCTTGTCCCACAGAGGACCCAAAGCCACTAAATCCttggaggatttttttctttgaagtcttTATATCCTCTTTTGAGCATTTGAAAACCTCTTCATAACAACAGTTCATTCCCACTTCACTTTTCATTCTTCTCCAACTACCAGCCGCCTCTCAACTCAGAGCCCAGATGTGGGCAGAGCTCCAGGAACATGGCCTGTTCTCAAAAGCTCCTGAGGTCCCTGGGGGCCAAAACTGCCACCAGACTCATGGGAGCCCTTCCTTCTTGTTGGGCCGTGGTTTTGGGTCCATGAGAAGGGACACCAGGCTAGCAGGTGCTAGGAGGGAGCAGCCGTGGCCTCTGTGACTGTTGGGTGACTTGTAGGGaggcaataaaacaaaaagcacagaCTTTGGTCCGAGTCAGACCTGAGGGAACAGGGCAGCCTCCACACTCTCTGGGTAAAGACAGCAGCAATGCCTTTCGCACCCGATCGCTGGGAGGATTACATGTTTAAATAGGTTATCCCATAAGGAGGTGCAGAGCCGAGAAAGCCTCAGGGAAGTTCCCAGTGGAGGAGAGACAGGGGCtggcccccagctctgcccccggAGCACGGAGGGCGCCATAGGGGAGGAGACTGGGCAGCTGTACCCTGGCTCCATTGGGAAACAAATCTGGGGCTGGAAGGAAGCGGGGTGTGAGGGGCCAGCCTCAACTGACCAGTCCTAAGCCAGCCTTCCATCCCTAGAGGGGCCTGAGCATCAGCTGGAAGAGACAGAAGTCCTGACCAGGGTCCCAGGGAAGCAAGGCACTGGTCAGGGCTCAGGTGCACATAGGCTCCTATTTCCCCAGCTCCCTGGTGGCAGGGGGGAGGCTGGGCTCTGCAAAGGTTCCCAGCCTTCACTCTCAGTGCTCCAAACCAGACAggtccctgccttccttcccttctagAGCTGCCAGCGTAGGTGTGGCAGGGGCTTGGGGGGCAAGGGTAGATGGTAGTTGCGGTGAACTATGCATCTTCCAGAATCTCCTCCCAAACTGCCCAGAATGACCACCccagcagacttcccatggagcccTAAGTGCATTTAACATGATGTGATTAAATTACCATCAAGCCATGCTCTGCTTCCCTGCCCATCTGGCCTCCCCTGGGGCCTTGCTCCATCTCTCATCCTTTCACTGGAACCTTCTGTCTCCCCATGGCCCCACTCCCCAGCTCCACCCTGGCTGATAAACAAGCCAGAGTCTTGGCTATACACAAAGAGCCTCTCCTTgcccagaggatttttagggcagtgaaaatattttctatgatGTGATATTGTGGATCTAAGTTATTCTACGTTGGCCCAAACCCACAGACTGAACAACACTGAGAGTCAACCCAGATGTAAACTATGGAGTCAGGGACAGCTCTGAGCacctgggagggaagcaggcagggcTAATGCCTGGCCTGGGAACCTCCAAGAACGCATTCCCCAGCTGGGGGCCTCTGTCCGGTTATCTTCCCCACTCGCTCATCTGGGAAGGCCCCGGCCAGCCTCACAGCAGTCCTCCGGAGGCTTGCCTGACCTTCAGTGTGGCTATAAACAGCTCAGCCTGTCAGCACCGCTAGGCGCTGCCCAAGAAACAGCACTAAGGCCTCAAAATTCCGGGAATGGCCGACACAGTTAACCCAGAATAGTCTCcgcctgtccccctccccctcccaggggaCCCTCTGTCCTCTGCGTCCCCACCGTAACTAGGAGATCTGACAAATActggaacaaaaaaagaaaaaacagcaaagaagcaAAAGCTTCTGGGTTGGTGCCCCAGAAAAGCCTACAAGGCCAGATGAATAAGGCGTTAAGGGACAGAGGCCTTGGAGCAGAGAGAAGGGCCTCCCGCAtgcctaccccaccccaccccgggggcCGGGCTCGGGGCCCCACCGCTCCCCCATCCTCACCACCACCTCAGCAGAACAACGGGTGCTTGTTAGAAAGCActcagcggggcgcctggatggctcagtgggttaagccgctgcctttggctcaggtcatgatctcagggtcctgggattgagtcccgcatcgggctctctgctcagcagggagcctgcttcctcctctctctctctgcctacctctctgcctacttgtaatctctctctgtcaaataaataaataaaatctaaaaaaaaaaaaagaaaaagaaagcactcAGCCATGCAcacttccatttcacagatgagacaaCCAGGCTGAGCAGGAGAACCGACAACTTGGCTCCAAAGGCAGCACAACTGTGAGCAACAGAGCCAGACAAAAGCACACGCTTCTT encodes the following:
- the LDB3 gene encoding LIM domain-binding protein 3 isoform X7, encoding MSYSVTLTGPGPWGFRLQGGKDFNMPLTISRITPGSKAAQSQLSQGDLVVAIDGVNTDTMTHLEAQNKIKSASYNLSLTLQKSKRPIPISTTAPPVQSPLPVIPHQKDPARDTNGSPAALSPNPEARASLGTPGTPELRHTFSSFSQTSVFSSHTEASEPSPPWGSPGAKTSLEGALDSFSPKAPQGSSQPRQYNNPIGLYSAETLREMAQMYQMSLRGKASGAGLPGGSLPIKDLAVDSASPVYQAVIKNQNKPEDEADEWARRSSNLQSRSFRILAQMTGTEYMQDPDEEALRRSRERFETERNSPRFAKLRNWHHGLSAQILNVKS